aaagtcacatggaaggagtttttgcaagactcggtgtcccaaaacactgatgagtaaaatacatgatgcagattccacacacttttgtggttggattaatcatgtattccatggtatgtagaacaaccagatatgtccgatactcccaaggtgttgcgagtatggatactaaagtgatcaaagtactgatcgtgggacaacagtgaaagatgtcattgagtactagagtaagtactgatgatatgttttcttgcaagcggagatcatgaagagttcgttgtaaaatgttacatcgatagtcttcatcttttcaccgtgcgattttcgatttaagttaagggttttgtgtaacacacaatgtggtggcacagttagttggaacttgttcaaactagttactgtggcgaattctataacaagggctaagtatgttgacgctttagaagcgacaaagaagatgttgaatcatatagttcattcatgaacttagtatagttccaagatggcttttgacaatgggacactactgcaggtagttgctccataactcagtctgaggaatccaggttcgacctgtgattcacatacatacaaagccaagtccacacaaaatatgaatttttgtgaaaacgtgaaaacgcgaggacatgcaaagatacacacggaactgaaatcgtcagatccgttggacatcaggctataccacaagcgaagcatatttacaccggtgtgccacaggtgtaaagtgcattagcattaactagattattgactctagtgcaagtgggagtctgtaggagatatgccctagaggcaataataaatgatattatttatctccgagttcataattatgtttatgttccatgctataactgctatggttctcgagtctgcaataaccacgaggctcggaggaagactcatatgcacgtgtggaataataaacggtaaaatgtattcctagtctggcctctaagactagctcaagtgttgcatgatggttatgttttcctgatcatgggcatgtctatgtcagcaaccttgagggcataatgttaagagaacatttgtgttgaatcgacccggcatgatgttatgctatgagattcattcgtcacaagtttattggtacataacacagagatggttaacgtttgcatgattccttagaccatgagagtatcgagtttcttcatgcttgcttcatgaactttggggtttgttaaacgtcatccgtaattgggtggctattacggcggcttacgggttcatggaaaagtgtgtcaagtaacttgatagctcaagattgggatttgctcctccgacgatggagagatatctctgggccctctcggtgttacggtatccatcatcgtctggccagacactttgtgatttgatcacggggatgccggaacacgataacgagaaaagagaacaataccggtaacgaggtaactagcatagtggacaagttgttgatccacgggaatgccaacatgtctcacctcgggtatttgtaacatatcgcgaagcaacaggaatagcacacggcaactggaggttcactcgaatatttattcgtgtgggtataggggtcaatatgggtgtccacggctccgatgttgatcattgatcggaaggggttccgggtcatgtctatacttcaccgaacctatagggtcacacacttaagggtcatctatctgctgaatactagacagggagtctgagagaaaatcaccgaaaaagtttcggacaccgaaaagtttcggacagcggaatcgtaccgcagagaaaggtcatcggataagtttcgatgataccgaaaagttgtttcgggatacaccattaagtcaaattggtttcggcacatgcctgataattcttggaggatgccagaatcattctggaagctttttggaattttctgagataaaaaccggaaatgttctggagctgccggagccacttcagatgcgtttcgcagatgaaaatcactaaaaccggaattgtttcggaacgcgttgaaaatcattttagtgggtactggaaatgttcttagcccacataaatatttccagttcgatcagacgctgaaaaatgtcgtcgtgaatagtgaaaatcagctttatggttactttatggaaagccaccttttggggctttgctccaaaagatcttggggatgacatggatggataggagccattttttgggcccctcatgggggtgtggccgtccacatggggtatccccccttggggaccctcttgttccttggtttcactcctaggtccttgtggaaggacttcattcaagtgcattttgggtttttttgtgaaactaccctacccccttgggatttcctataaatagaggtggaggggcagccctccacactcatcccttgctctcatacacatgccatgcattatctggcttcttctctccctcccacgaaaagagtttcgtagagccgtaaggctgtctgggttccggcaggaactagttctaaacggcgaagccctgccggatagatgacaccgtatgtgtgcaactctgtagagagatcgtagtttcggtcttagttcctgagtgcctcccgaagggctgtccgtgtgaccgtccgagtttcgaaggtcctcccgaagggctgtccgagtgaccgttcgagtttcgaaggtcctcccgaagggctgtccgcgacaccgtccggggggctgttcgaccgcctcctggagggctgtctgaggagcagatgagggtatacatcctcgtggttgggaggttgtaaatcctagctgcggggatctgcaccgccgatcgtcatcgactctacttcccgctgcgctacgagtcggtaacgaaaaagatcaaaccatgtatgcagtctccatagtggtcctgggctggtgcgtaggtcggaaaatttttgttttctgctgcgttaccctacacacggagtctcaacattgccaccttatggcgcaatggcagaacttcaaagtcaaggcgtctgttggctctgttttacctcctgaacccagtgcaacctaccactgccggccgattccagaaggatatgctagggtgatggtggatgaaataacggagggatttgaggacctccagcttgaccaccctacaggtgaaggggaggctcggctgggtttagctctgaagactccgtgcctatggcggaaggagctcattaaccttccgaactggacgcctccggcgagtaagggcactccgccgcctcctcctccggcgagtgatcagggcactcagcctccttctctggcgcgtagcggcactccgcctccacttccgcctcctcctccggcgagtgatcagggcactcagcctccttctccggtgtGTGGCGGCACACCGCCTCCTTCCccgcctgcgccggcgtgccagagcagccagcctcctccttctccgcctcgtcagcaagggcggaagagacccgccgcctctccggctgctccggcgcatcgtagtccttctcctccgcctcgtaagcaaggaaagaagacagccgcagccgctccgtctgctctgccggcgtctagcagtacagctgccagaggcgggaggcaatacagattcggtccttctctgaagactccagagaagttacgatacgagaggaccgaggaggaaaccaggaagatcgtgcaagccgaagtgacgaacttctttgaaggggtgaaagcaaagaaacatccacctccggaggagaaggtagatccggtgaaagcaaagcgcactctggctgccctgacaaaaccaccaaagtcttcgccgagaggcaactatgagcgcattcttgcaaagacatatgccgaagcggagcggtcgggaagtactgtcagtgatcaaaggttaaaagaacgacgagctgggaaaaaaattgcccagctcggcttacaagcgaaccaatcgtgccccccgctcaaggagtctagcgacatcgtcgctaatgatccgaggatggtgcccggttatagcaatcttggagattacctgcccgacgatgtacattatgaaatcatggaggtggacgaacacaaataccattatgggaaccctctcgtcaaagatgaaagatctctaacaacgatgatgcgaagattacatgattggtacatgaaaacctgcagagagtctgatgggatgaatactttgacgctgagagttaaaccggagcatgacctcgttggaattgaactgctgaatgttccatttgaggagttcttctagtttttaatcaaaaggccctcgataaatcaacgatcacttgctactgtctgtaagtagtactacttttgtcattaagtctctctatataggtcagctctttcattgcatgtatttataattatcctcactatattatgcagattgaagatcgtcgaattgaagaaaagacaaatcggtgatattgggttcattaacacaaatctcatagatgcaactgaggttaaatatcatgccgaaaataccgaggccaacttgctacgatcgttggtaataaatgaaaacaaagatataatactctttccttacaacttcaagtgagtgttactgtcttgtgcatattcggtttcccttattagtccaggttatggtaatgtaattaatgacttatgcatgcatgcgcagcttccactacattctcctagagattaagcttcagcagggagtagtaaccgtcttagactcgagacgaaaagatccccaggactatgcggacatgactcaaatgctcgagaagtaagttaaatcgatcattatccaccatatcagcaactttgttcatttcctgatatcaagtaattgttttctttgtctggcagggtttggagaaaattcaccacaaaagctccgggactgccgaagaagctgcaatttagacacccgaaagtaagtactatagtagcatgttccagacatctcctagtgattcaagcgctagtttcatcaatagcatttagcatgcttgcttatcagttagactgacctctatttcttgtaaagtggttgtggcaggaacaagggaatgatttctgtggatactacgtttgcgagtctatccgccacacgacctgtgagcggggctactctgacgaacaatatgaagtgcgtaagcaataatattcacaattttattttattaccatcatttgtgtcgagtttcatttattcatatatatatatatatatatatatatatatatatatatatatatatatatatatatatatatatatatatatatatatatatatatatgtattgacccccttcttcaaattagatctttcagatgcgggatgaactcctagcaccagatcgtatgcgagcaattcaagaggaatcggcggcattcttccttgaccacgtgatcgctgaaaatagagaatactatgtggaccctgtgttcttacaatttaattaggagattatattgtaagagataattattgtatatatgtagccgtagtgtcagatagatatacgagaacttgttgttcgaccaatctctcagagaaggagaggtggtcgatatcacttctctctgtatgcatatgttcatgacgatcttctgtttccttcatttgcttactagctagcgtgtctagtcctctccatacgtatatagtacgtagcgtcgaccaagcacggacataagagaggacacttctctctattaattagctagctaacacaatatatgaaacacctaaattaaccccccaaaaccccccaaccaccccccctttcaaaaaaaaaacaaaaaccgcagcccctgaaatgctgacgcgtggatgcctatttgtcccggttggtgacaccaaccgggacaaaaggccctgcctattggtccccgttggtgtcaccaaccgggaccaaaggcccccttGCCTGGGCTGGTAGCAGCGGCCatgtggaggaccttctgtcccggtgcgtgtaagaaccgggactaaagggttagggctttagtaacgaccctttattcccggttcaaaaaccgggacaaaaggcccttaccaaccggggtaaaagcccctttttctactagtggaggtggactcccccggcaagacacttgccggggcggcctccgcggccccggcaagagccttgccggggcaactcacccaacaccaacagagcgagccacccatGAGCCCAGGAGTTCCAACACCGCCAACAACTACactggaaccaaggctcgggaggcgcctctgtggtggcatgcagatcttcgtcaagatcatgacATTTGAGATCAAATGAGGATCAGGAgatggcgaccctcggcgggatcctagccgagggaatccacaagacccccggcaagcgccttgccggggacgactgcaacgccacggcaagacccttgccgggcccccagAAAGCCCCgtgccgagggcatcagcagggccacaaccaggcccgcgcctgccaagactccaccgccgtccccaagcagctgctagctcaaccagctgggcaggcacctgcgtggcgacgggcggcctctacaccaaccttgCAAGCACCTGCTTGGTGGCATGCAgctcttcatgaagaccctaccaccgcgccacctgagcagcctgcctgcctacgtggcgttacacgcatcgctggcctgggtgcatgtcgaagcaaggcggagcggcgacggacgggacgggcctcgttccggcccccgataaagctaatggacacctaggtagcgcatttaatgcattttGTCCCCTAATGCCGAGCGATAAGCTCGTGCACTAtatgcctttccacctcatgtgtgccactgtggcagcccctttctccataaaaggaggcccgaggcgaccaggagagggattcggctcttttggactAGGCAGCctccatagctagttcgagagctcaagaacactctcaaatacacaccaaagcaggactagggtattacgcatcctcgcggcccgaacccgggtaaacgatctttgtgttgacttctaaacctgctcttctcacaaccccgcgccccgccaaccgtagtagggattcatgtgatcccataggtgttgtttccACCGACAGCTTATAGGCGGGGCCACATTAGTGGCAGACATAGCCTAGGACTCACCACAATTTTTTTGTGAAAGTTTTAGTGGCGGGTAAAAAAAGCGCATGTCACTGCTAAATGCTCAGCAATGGCGGGCAGTAATTTTCACCCGCActcctaagtttaaaaaaattatcTATGGAATAGAAACACGTTCGCCACTGCAATATTTCCCAAACTCACGcccaatttttttaaaaaaatatcaAAGTTATCAATGGCAGGCATAAATAGGCGTCCGCCACATATCTTGTAAATAAGGAAATTGCGTGAACAAATCATGTTTATTAATCCAGAATAGTCCAAGTGTGAGCATGGTGCTATCAATGGTTTATATTCAATATAGAAAAAGTTCAAAGGGAAATGCTGTAAAAAACTTGAGTTCTATGTGGAAGGCAACTGTCTCCGTTCGCTGGAGAGTGcatagtttgtacacgaagttcatccgtTTTTCCCGTAATACTTTCAATTTTTTACCGTGCCCAATAGGGATCATATGATGAACCCATGCCAAGTTTCGAACATCTCATAGCTCATTTGTAtgctattttgaatcaaagatcaTTTTCCCCTTTTTATTGCCAGAAAATTAATTAATGCTTTAAAAATACTAAACCAACTCAAACGTGGCCAAATTTGAGCATGGTAGTTTTAATGGTTTGTATTAGAAATAGAAAATGTTTGAACAGGAAATGATGTTAAGAATTGAGTTCTATGTGGAAGTCCAAGGTTTCCATctgaaaccatgatacttcgcaCACAATTAAAATAATTAAGTTTCTTAAGCAAGACaaaattagtggcattggtattacccttaaagaaaaataaaataaaatgaaatgaaAAGTAAAAGAAAATAACAAAAAAATTGCACCCAAATTACACAAGAATTACGCTTTGTTATAATGAATATTCAAGAATAAACATATAATAGTGAATTAGGTTTTGCAAAAAACAAAGTTTTCTAAAGaaggaatgaattagtggcattggtactTGATCCATGGTGTCTCTGCTGCTTCACATCAAAATAATGATGTTTTGTACGAAATAATGAATTACTGGCAATGAAATTACCTTTTAAGAGGAAAGAAAATAGTGACAACATTTACACAAAATTTATGCAGAAATTGCAATTTTTTATAATGTGGAAGAATAAGCATATAATTGGGGAATTTTATCATAAAGAAGTTTACTATGAAGGAATGAactagtggcattggtattaccattcagaaaatgaaaataaaaaataaaacaaaatcaaaataatgaagCTTTCCAAGGAAGAATCAATTCGTGGCATCAGCATTACTCTTAACAAGTAAGAAAAGCAAAAAGAATGATTTTCGTTGCACATGGTTTACCAAAAAATTTTATGCTTTTTTAATATGCTAGAATAAGCATATAATCGTGAAATTTATAAAAAAAATTGATTCGTAAGAAGGAATGAATTAatggcattggtattacccttaaagaagaaaaaaataagaaCTTAAAAAAGTCAAAATAATTAAGTTTTCTAAGTAAGAATAAATTATTGGCATTGTtattaccctttaagaagaaatcTACTAAAAACATTAAAACAAACTGCGCAAAAAATTGCACACAATATTTACCAAAAATGTGCTCTTTCAGAATACGCAGAATAAACATATACTAgtgaaaattttcaaaaaaattcctaagaaaaaatgaattagtggcatCGGCTTTACCCTTGAAGAATAAacgaaataaaataataactaaAAATTGAAATAAACAACAATGAATTTGTAACAATAATACTACCCTTTAAAGaagaaaaataaggaaaaaaaaGATTAGAAAACTTACACACAACTTCGCTGTAATGTGGCACTTTTTGTAGTGTGCAAACAATAGTCATATAATAATGTAATTATCGCCCATATATCATAGTATTTATGTGTTTACATTTACACTCACCCAACACCCCAAGAATTTCtacaaaagaaaaataaaaaccgactaacaaaaaaacaaaaaacaaagacGGAAACACATAAAAACAGAAAAGACATTAGAAAATTAATGGGCTTTGGCCCAGTAGCAAATTGACCCCATAAAATATGGGATGATTCCAAAAAACAAGCCCACAACAGTCAAGAAAAAACCGTAGCACGAATTTCAGAGCAAAAATGAACGGACAAGAAATTGACTCACCCAAATTTAAAATTCAAGCAACTTACAAGTAGCTAAAGTTATATTCATAACCATATATTGTAGATCACTCTTATACAGGACTTAACCACTCTCACACCAACATGTTCACATCTCTTACACGTACTATATATACGTGATATGTGGATATGGAAATATGAAAGGTTGCATTGCATGCACTACAATAGGGAGTGCCTAGGACTCATCTAGATGCTACTCTATGTATTTTTTTCCCCTTGTTTTTCTTCAGGCCGGTTACCTAGGTGGCAGCTACTCTATGTATATTTTCCCCCTTGTTTTTCTTCAGGCCGGTTACCTAGGTGGCAGCGTGCAGCAGCATCGTCTCCACAGTGAACCCCGGTCCAAATCCCATCATCACCCCCCAGTCTTCATCAGCGGCAGCTCTCTCTCCTTCAGGATCTTCTCTTTGGCGCCTGACCTCATCGAGCACAAAGATAACCGTGGCGCCAAGCATGTTACCATACTCTCTCAACACGGTTCTGCTCGCATCCAGCTTCCCCGGGGCCAGATGGAGCGCCCCGACGATGTGGTCTAGCATCGCACTGCTGCCAGGATGCACTGCCCAGAAGAGGTTGTTCCATTCGACTACGCCTCCGACGACGGCTAGGTGGTTGCCGAACGCATCCAGCAGGCACCGCTCAACGATGCCCGCCGCCAGTCTTGGCAGTCCGGTGGCGATGGTCCCGCCGATGCCACCGCTCCCGAGCTGCATGGTGAGCATGTGCTCGGTGTCCGGTATCACATACTGCGAGGCAGACACCATCTCGAACAGCGGGCGCTCGTGGACGTCAGGGTCGGCGCCCACGATGACGGCGCCGGCGCCGTCACCGAAGAGCCCCTGGGGTATGAGGGTGTCGAAGGTGTCCGCCTCGTGGGGCGCGCGGAAGGCGGTGACGGTGAGCTCGACGCAGGCCACGAGGACGCGCGCGCCGCGGTTGTTCTCGGCGAGGACCTTGGCTAGGCGCAGGGCGGCACACCCGGAAGCGCAGCCGTTGAGCTGGAGCACGGTGCGCAGGACAGCATGGCGGAGGCCGAGGAGGGAGACCAAGCGGACATCGGTGCCCGGGGCGTGCGATCCCGCGTTGGTGCTGACGACGAGATGGGTGATGTCGCCCGCCGGACGGCCCCACTCAGTGATGGCGTTCGCCGCAGCCGACGCGGCGAGCTCCGGGGCGGCGGTAGCCACGACGTCCAGCCAGGCGTCGAGGGACAAGTCTGAGTGCGTAGCGAGCAGTTCGTCGGTGTGGTGGAAGAAACGCCTGCCGATGCCCGTCATCCCGCATAGCTTGGCGAAGGTGGGTTTGAGGTCGGTGAGGTAGTCGGGGTAGTCGTCCTGGGGCACGCAGTGGGGCGGGTTCGCTGTGCCGATGGCCAGCACCGCCGCCGGCCTGCCCGCACGCTGCGCAACACGGATCTCACGGACGGTGGTGGCTGGgatgctgctgctgcttgccATGGTGACTTTCCTGCATGCAATATTAAGTAGAGTCAGTTTCCTTGAAAAGCGATCGATCTTTAGGTTCCAAAACCCCcttaggccttgtacaatggaAGGTGCTTAGGGGAGGTGTTTAGAGAAATAAACCAGACTTTCTTTAAGCACCGGTGTTTATTTATACAGGATAGACGCTTAACTAAGCGTCTCTCCGGTAgaaataggcaccggtgcttTAAAAAATctcggtttatttttctaagcaccccTCTAAGCATCTCTCATTGTACAAGGTCTTACCTTCTACTCCTATTCTACCTGATTGCTAGATAGCTGAACACGAGAGTTGGATGAAGTGGGGACGATCGAGGGATAATAGTAGTATGTATTGAGCGAGCTACCTACCTTGTGAAGAACAAAGCAAACAAGGCGAGAGGCTGATCAAATGATTTATGTGCGTTGGGAGATGGGAGGAGGCGGCAAGTATTTAAGGACGTGCGGGAGCAGGGTTCCTGGTCCCTGCAAAAAACGGGAGCAGGGCTCACGCGTGTAAATATCTCGTCTAGGCATATGATTGAAGCCTAGTGCAAATAGTTTAACTATATGTGAAGACGGGCGGGACCCCGAGGCTGGTGAATCCACAAACATTTGGGCCCATAATTGAATCCCAAGggagagttacaaatggcctatCACTTCTCTAATTAAAGCTCCCCCACAAACAGTCTCCGAGCTTATTGGGCCGACCAGTGCGTTGGAACAGCTAGTCCGTTCAGTTCTCATGTCGTTTGATGCTGAAGCAATACTTAAGATCCCATTGTGTACTAGGAGGATCGAGGATTTCTGGGCATGAAGTGAAGAACCTCGAGGCAACTTTACTGTGGGATCAGCATACCGCATATTGGTCCGGACTCCGGACTAAGCAAAACAGAGAGAGCTGGCTAGAGGGCCGCGAGGGATCATCAAACCTCCGGGAAGAAAGTAAGGAGTAGAAGTCAATATGGAAAACTTCAGGTTTCGTCGAAGCTCATGGTATATATTTAGCGGTTGGCTAGGCACACCATCAGGAAAGGTTCTCCACCGTCGTCACTTGGAAACTACCGGAGCCTGTAACTTGTGGGACGTACATGATACATGGAGTACAAAAGCTATCCAAGATCAGTGTCGCGGAGTACATGTGCATTGTCTTCCCAAGCTATCCTAGTTCAGTTGAGTATATATATACACACCAGGAGGAGAATGCGAAGGACTGGATTTCCGCTATGCCGGGAGCGCTGTCATCGGAAGATTTGCTTAGTTCGGACCAACATGCGGGGAGCTCTATAACTTGTGGGGCGTACAAGATACATGGAGTATGAAAGCTATCCAAGATCAGTGTCCCAGAGTACATGGGTGTTGTCTTCCGAAGCTATCCTAGTTCAGTTGAGTATACACCGGGAGGAGAATGCGAAGGACTGGATCTCTGCTATGCGGGGAGAATAGCCATCGGAAGATTTTTACCAAGTTTGTAGTGACCATGTGGGCGATTTGGGGTGCACGTAGGAAAGCAATACATTGAGGTGTTTTTAAAGACCCCACATGCTATACACGACTTCATCACCTCGTACATCACAGAGCTACAAGTGATCACTCCAAACAGGGTGTCCCATGGGAGTGCACCTCCTCGTCCGACTGGCTGGCTGGCACCTCCTGAACATCCCGCAAAGCTGAACGTGGATGTAGCAGTTGGCAGGAGGGGGCAGAACGGAGCGGTCGATGCCATTTGCAGGAATCTTTATGGGAGCTTCGGCTTTTATTTTCACCAATATTGATGACCCTGCTACTTTAGAAGCCCTGGATATCAGAGAGGGGCTAGCTCTAGCCAAGGATCTGAACCAGAACTGTATTCATGTAGCATCAGATTGCAAGGGGTGGTAGAAGAAGTCCACAACGGAAGTGGTGTTGCATAAGGAGCAATCATCCAGGAGAGTTAACTATACTTATCTACTTTTATTTCATGTAATATAGTTCACGAATTTAGGAGCTCAAATGTCGAGTCTCGCGATTTAGTGAAACATACTTTGACATTTGGAGCAAGCCGCCATGTTTGGTTAGGCCAGCCCGGTGGTATTCCTTTCGTCCCTGTAAAGATTGTGGCGGTTGAATAAAGGTTTCCCGAGATTGCCTAAAAAAAGaagctactccctccatttcaaaaTATAGTGCGCCCGCGCTTCCTAAGGTCCAACTTTGACCAAAAGTTTAACCAATGAGACCGACTGCGGCGTgagaaaaaaaattatataattgaaaacttcttttgaatacgaattcactggtatattttttgctcccgccgcagtcatctcgttggttaaatttatggttaAAATTGTAGCACGAAAATAGAGGAAgcactatattttggaacggatggAGTACATACTTTTGCCAAACTGAATGTCCTTTCAATAGGCCACTATTCTCTGGAGAACATGTTGTCCTTTAATGATTGTGTAGGTCCAATAAAATTGTATGTATCAAGTCTATCGTGAAAAAGAAATTATAATAAAGAAAGATTTGGGCGTACTGTGCATAGGACAGGGATAGCTACCGTAGCGCACATGCACATGCAGAAAGATTGATGGTACGTCCAATGATTATTTGAACGCATAGGGTGGACGCAGCGAGCGAGTGGTGTTCTGGTAGCAGTACGAATGACAGTGCACCACGCAACAAAGCTAGGACGTACGTACGTGGCCACATGGCATACATGTGAACTTGCATCTACGAATGCCAACAGAACCCATTGGAATTGTCAAAGCTTCACAGAACCAGTGCTTGGTACAAACAAATTAACACGGACGTACCTGTGTTAGAAATAATACTTTAGGTTAACATTAAATTGGATCTGGATCTCTGGATTTGAACACCAATACATGTGCGTAAACGGGTGAACTTACAGGTGCTTGCCAAAGTCCCAT
This sequence is a window from Aegilops tauschii subsp. strangulata cultivar AL8/78 chromosome 7, Aet v6.0, whole genome shotgun sequence. Protein-coding genes within it:
- the LOC109765137 gene encoding bisdemethoxycurcumin synthase-like, producing MASSSSIPATTVREIRVAQRAGRPAAVLAIGTANPPHCVPQDDYPDYLTDLKPTFAKLCGMTGIGRRFFHHTDELLATHSDLSLDAWLDVVATAAPELAASAAANAITEWGRPAGDITHLVVSTNAGSHAPGTDVRLVSLLGLRHAVLRTVLQLNGCASGCAALRLAKVLAENNRGARVLVACVELTVTAFRAPHEADTFDTLIPQGLFGDGAGAVIVGADPDVHERPLFEMVSASQYVIPDTEHMLTMQLGSGGIGGTIATGLPRLAAGIVERCLLDAFGNHLAVVGGVVEWNNLFWAVHPGSSAMLDHIVGALHLAPGKLDASRTVLREYGNMLGATVIFVLDEVRRQREDPEGERAAADEDWGVMMGFGPGFTVETMLLHAAT